The nucleotide window TCGGGGTCAGCCGTCCGGCCTCGGAGTCAGCCGTTGGCGCCGGTGATCAGCGGTGGTGTGGTCCGCTGCCCAGGCAGAGCTCGGCGACCGGGCTCTGCAGCAGGGTATGGAGGAAGAGCAGCTCGGCGCCGCCGCGGTCGGCGGCGGCGATCCGGTGCGGGGTCAGCGAATCGAAGTGCGCGCTGTCACCGGCTTCCAGGTCGTGCTCGGATTCGCCGAGGACGACCCGCAGCCGCCCTTCCAGGACGTACAGCCATTCCTCGCCGGGGTGGACGCGCACCAGATCGCCCTGTGTGCCGTACGGCACCTGGACGCGGAGCGCCTGCATGGCCCGGCCGGAGCCACCGGCCCGGCGGTACATCCAGCCGTCCGCCTCGGCGCCGGTGAACGGGCCGCCGCGGACGATCGCGTCACGTTGGGCCGGCGCCTCGCCGAGGAGCTCGGAAACCGTCGTACCGTAGACGCGGGCGAGTCCCAGCAGCATGGGCAGCGAGGGCTGCCTGCGGCCGGTTTCGAGCCGGGAGAGATGGGCGGGCGAGAGCCCGGCCCGCTGGGCGGCGGTCTCCAGGGTGAGGCCACGGCCGCGGCGCAGGTCGCGCAGGCGCGGAGCGACCCCGGGGAGTTCGCCGGCCGCCCCTCCGTCAGGAGGATTCATGCCTCCATTGGGCCAGGAATTTTCCTCGGAGGCAAACATTTTGCCTCCGAGGCAAACCCGGGCTCTTCGATCAACGGTGGGCGACGGCCTGCTTCACCAGGGTTCTGCCGAAGTCCCACATCAGCCCGCCCCCGCTGTGCGCGTCGTCCATCACCGCCGTGAAGGCGCTCACGAACCGCTCCACCTCCGGCTCACCGATGACCAGCGGCGGGATCAGCTTGATCACTTCGAGGTGGTCTCCGGACACCTGGGTGAGGATCCGGTGCTTCTGCAGCAGGGGCACCACGACCATCTGCGCGAAGAGTCCCTTGCGGGCCGCCTGCAGCATGGTCCAGCGGCTGCGCAGTTTCAGTGAGGACGGCCGTCCGAACTCGATGCCGATCATCAGTCCGCGTCCGCGCACCTCGTGCAGCAGCTCGTAGCGGCCGACGAGCGCGGCCAGCCGCTCACGGAGCGCATCGCCCGTGCGACGGGCGTTCGCCACCGTCTCCTCGTCCTCCATCACCGCGAGGACGGCGAGCCCGGCCGCCATGGCCTGTGCGTTGGAGCCGAAGCTCGCCGAGTGGACGAGCACGCGGTCCATGGAGGAGTAGACCCGCTTGAAGATCCAGTCCTTGCCGAGGGTCGCCCCGACGGGCACATAGCCGCCGGAGAGCGCCTTGGCGACACAGACGAGGTCGGGTTCGACGCCTTCCTCGTGCTGGTACGCGTAGAAGTCCCCGGTCCTGCCGAGGCCCGTCTGCACCTCGTCCACGATGAGCAGCGCCTTGTGCCGGTGCAGCAGCTCCTGTGCGGCGCGCAGGAAGCCGGGGGGTGAGGCGTGCACGCCCTTGCCCTGGACGGGCTCGACGACGAGCCCTGCCACGTCGCCGCGCTTCAGTTCGCGCCGCAGTGCGTCCAGATCCCCGAGCCCGATCGCGGTGTCCGGCAGCAGCGGGGCGAAGCCGTCCCGGAAGCCCGCCTCCCCGTTGACCGAGAGGGAACCGGTGGTCAGACCGTGGAACGCGTGCGTGCAGTACAGGACCCTGGGCTTCCCGGTGGCGTACCGGGCGAACTTGAGGGCCGTCTCGACGGCCTCCGTACCGCTGTTGCCGAAGAACACCCGGTCCAGATGCGGGCTGTGGGCGAGCAGCTTCTCGGCGAGCAGACCGGGCAGTGGCTGGCAGTCGAAGCGGGTGAGGTCGGCCAGTGAGGCGTCCAGGACGTCGTGCAGCGCCTTGCGCACGACGGGGTGGTGCCTGCCGAGCCCCATCACCCCGAATCCGGCGAGCATGTCGAGGTAGTCGTTGCCTTCCGCGTCCCAGAAGTACGCGCCCTCGGCCCGTTCGTAGACCTTGTCGAAGCCGATGGTGCGGAGCATCCGCGGCAGCTGGTGGTTGAGGTGCCTGGTGTGCAGCTCGTAGCGCTCGCCGCCGCGTTCGGCGAGGAGCCGGGTCAGATCGAAGCCCTCGGGCGCGTCGTCCTTCATACCCCGCTCTCCTTCGGTGCCGGCCGCCGCGCCTTCGCCGGCCGTGCGGCGAAGAAGGCACTGATCTGTCCGGCGATCTCCACCGGGGTGAGCCCGATGTCGGCGAGCACCTCGCCACGTTCGGCATGGGCGAGGAACTGCTCCGGAATGCCGAACGTCCGCAGCGGTACGTCGATCCCGGCGTCGCGCATCGCCAGCCCGACGGCCCAGCCGACGCCGCCGCTGCGGCTGTTGTCCTCCACCACGGCCACCAACCGGTGGCCCGCGGCGAGCGGTGCGAGCCGCTCGTCCACCGGCTTCACCCAGCGCGGGTCGACCACCGTGCAGCGGATGCCGGCTCCGGCGAGCAGGTCGGCGGTCCGGAGACAGACCTGGGCGAGCGCACCGACCGCGACGAGCAGGACCTCGGGGGCCTCGGCGCGGTGCAGGACGTCCATGCCGCCGATCCTCCCGATGGCCGGGACCGGCTCGCCCACGCGCTCCTTGGGAAACCTCAGCACGGTCGGTGCGTCGTCCACGTCGACGGCTTCGCGCAGTTGCGCGCGGAGCTGGCCGGCGTCGCGCGGGGCGGCGATCCGCAGCCCTGGGACCACCTGGAGCACCGACATGTCCCACATGCCGTTGTGGGAGGGGCCGTCGGTCCCGGTGACTCCTGCCCGGTCGAGGACGAAGGTCACACCGCACCGGTGCAGGGCGACGTCCATCAGCAGCTGGTCGAAGGCCCGGTTGAGGAAGGTCGCGTAGACGGCGACGACCGGGTGGAGCCCGCCGGTGGCCAGGCCCGCAGCCGAGACGGCCGCGTGCTGCTCGGCGATCCCCACGTCCCAGACGCGGCCGGGGAAGGCCTCGGCGAACCTGGTGAGTCCGACGGGGTGCAGCATGGCCGCGGTGATGGCGACGACATCGGGCCGCTCGGCCCCGATCGCCGCGATCTCGTCACCGAAGACGGAGGTCCAGGAAGGGCCGGCGGGGACGACGAGCGGTTCGCAGGTGAGCGGGTCCATCACGCCGACGGTGTGGAAGCGGTCGGTGTCGTCACAGAGCGCGGGCGGGTAGCCCCGCCCCTTCTCGGTGATGCAGTGCACGAGCACCGGCCCGTGGAAACGCTTCGCGCGCCGCAGCGCGGACTCGACGGCGGCGGTGTCGTGTCCGTCGACCGGGCCGACGTACTTCAGGCCCAGGTCCTCGAACATGCCCTGCGGGGCGAAGGTGTCCTTGAACCCCTTCTTGGCGCCGTGCAGTGAACCGTAGAGCGGTGGCCCGATGACGGGGGTCTGCTGGAGGAACTCCTTGCCCCAGGCCAGGAAGCGCTCGTAGCCGTCGGTCGTACGGAGGGTGGCGAGGTGGTCCGCCATCCCGCCGATGGTCGGGGCGTACGAGCGCTCGTTGTCGTTCACCACGATGATCAGCGGGCGGTCCCCGGCGGCCGCGATGTTGTTCAGCGCCTCCCAGGCCATTCCGCCGGTGAGTGCGCCGTCGCCGATGACCGCGACGACATGGTGAGGCCGCCCCAGCACCTCGTTGGCCTTGGCCAGACCGTCGGCCCAGCCGAGGACGGTGGAGGCGTGGGAGTTCTCGATGACGTCGTGCTCGGACTCCTCGCGGGACGGGTAGCCGGACAGACCGCCTTTTCCGCGCAGCTTGGCGAAGTCCTGGCGCCCGGTGAGGAGCTTGTGCACGTAACTCTGGTGCCCGGTGTCCCACAGGATGCGGTCCACCGGTGAGTCGAAGACCCGGTGCAGGGCGACGGTGAGCTCCACCACTCCGAGGTTGGGTCCGAGGTGGCCACCAGTCCTGGACACCGCGCCGACCAGGAACGCCCTGATCTCGGCGGCGAGTTCGTCGAGTTCGGGTCCGCTCAGTGCCTTGAGATCCTGTGGCCCCTTGATGGTTTCCAGAAGCGTCACGCTCGGGCCCCTCTCTGGTCCGGTTTTCAGCTCATGGTCGGGCCGCCGCCGGCCCGGCCCGGAAGCGCCGCGAGGGGCGGCGCCTCACGAGCGGGCGTGCCGCCGGCGCGAGGAGATCCAGTGCGACTGGTTCTCCAGGGGTCAAGGCGTCACCTGTTGCCGCCGATGGTCTCCCGTGCGGCGCGCAGGGACTCCTTCAGCGATCCCATGGTGGCGAGGACGGCAGTGGGCTCGTAACCGCAGTGCGCCATGCAGTTGGCGCAGCGCGGGTCCTTGCCCCGTCCGTACTTGTCCCAGTCGGTCTCGTCGACGAGTTCCCGGTACGTCGGCACGTACCCGTCGCTCATCAGATAGCAGGGGCGCTGCCAGCCGAAGAGCGAGTAGTTCGGGATCGCCCACGCCGTGCACGGGAAGTCGGCCTTGCCCTCCAGGAAGTCCAGGAAGAGCGGCGAGTGGTTGAGGCGCCAGCGGGCCCGGTTGCCGCCCGCGAACGCCTTCTTGAACAGCTCCCGGGTCTGTTCGACCCCGAGGAAGTGCTCCTGGTCGGGGGCCTTCTCGTAGGCGTAGGCGGGCGAGATCATCATCTCGTCGACCTTGAGGTCGTCATTGAGGTAGTTGAGGACCTCGATGATGGTCTGCGGGGTGTCGGTGTTGAAGAAGGTCGAGTTGGTGGTGACCCGGAAGCCGCGGCGCTTCGCTTCCTTCATGGCCGCCACCGCCTCGTCGAAGACGCCTTCCTTGGCAACGGACTCGTCATGCCGCTCGCGCAGTCCGTCGATGTGCACGGCGAAGGCGAAGTACGGTGAGGGGGTGAACTTGTCGAGCTTCTTGCGCATCAGCATCGCGTTGGTGCAGAGGAAGACGTACTTCTTCTTCGCCACCAACTGCCGCACGATCTCATCGATCTGAGGGTGCATCAGAGGCTCGCCGCCGGCGATGGACACCATCGGTGCGCCGGATTCGAGCACTGCGCCGACGGCCTGGGCCACCGGCATGCGCTGTTTGAGCACGCCGGCCGGATGCTGGATCTTTCCGCAGCCCTCGCACGCCAGATTGCAGGCGAACAGGGGCTCCAGCTCGACGATCAGCGGGAACTTGTCCCGTTTGCGGAGCTTTTGTTCGATGAGATACGTCGCAACCTTGATGGACTGACGGAGCGGCATGGCCATCTGGGCTCACCTCCTGGGGAGCAGCAAAGATCGGTGCCATTCATGGAAAGCCGGCAGGACAGCACGAAGAACACGGAAGGCCGATATTCCACCGCGAACCGTGCCGATGCGGACGAGCTCGTGCTCCGGAGCGTCCACGACCACCCGTACGGCCGCAACCGGACGCGGACCTTCGCGCCGGGCGGTACGCAGCGTGGCGGCGGACTCCATGTCCACCGCGATGGCTCCGGTGGACCTCAACTCGGCCCGCTCGGGTCCGCGTACGACATGGTCGGACCCGGTCAGCGGGCCGGTGTGGACGGTGCGGCCGGGCAGCGACCTGGCCAGGGCGTCGACGAGGACGTCCGTACCGGCACAGACCGTGCTGCCACCGGCGTCCCGGGTCTCCTCGGCCACCACCAGGTCACCGGGATGCATACCGGGTGCCAGGCCGGCACAGAAGCCCGCGGCGATGACCGCGGCCCCGGCGTCCCGTTCCCGGCCCAGCGCGCGCCCCACGGCCGCCTCGGCCGCCCTGGGGCCCATCCCGGTCCTGATCACCGTCACGGGGCCACAGGCCCCGCCGCCCCTGCCGCTGCGCAGGGCGAGGTGCTCGATGGAGAGCGCGCAGGCGATCAGGAGCGGGTGCGTGGGGCCCGCCGGCTCCTTCGTATGGCCCATCAGGCCCCCTTGCGGACGGGGGCACGGTCGGCGAACGGGTCGCCGTACACGTATCTGCCGAGCGCGGTGAGCGGGAAGACCTGCCGGTAGAGGTGATAGTTGATGGAGAAGTCCCACGGGAACCCGGTCCCGGTGAAGTAGGGCTCGTCCCAGGAACCGTCCGCCTGCTGGGTCGCCGCCAGCCAGGTCACGCCCCGCTCCACCGCTCTGCCGTCACGCTCTCCGGCGGCGAGGAGCGCGAGGAGTGCCCAGGCCGTCTGAGAGGCGGTGGACGGGCCGTGCCCGATCCACTTCTCCTCCTGGTAGGAGCGCAGATCCTCGCCCCATCCGCCGTCGTCGTTCTGGACGGACTCCAGCCAGCTCACGGCCCGGCGGACCGAGGGGTGCGAGGCGGGGATCCCGGCGGCGATCAGCGCGGGCACCACGGACCCGGTTCCGTAGATGTAGTTGACGCCCCAGCGCCCGAACCACGCCCCACCCGCCTCCTGTTCGGCGAGCAGCCACTCGATTCCCCGCCGGGTGCCCGGATGGTGGGCCCTGCCTTCGACCGCCAGCATCTCCACGACGTGCCCGGTGACGTCGGCCGACGGCGGGTCGATGACCTCACCGAAGTCGCAGAACGGCAGCCGGTTGGGGAACGGGCTGGTGTTGTCCGCGTCGAAGGCACCCCAGGCCCCGTTGCGGGACTGCATGCCCAGATTCCAGCGCACGCCCCGCTCGATGGCGGCTTCGATGCGCGCGGCGTCGGGGTGGCGGACCCGGCGCAGCGCGAGGACGACCTCGGCAGTGTCGTCGATGTCCGGGTAGTTGTCGTTGTGGAACTCGAACGCCCATCCACCCGGGGCTAGTTCGGGCTTGCGTACCGACCAGTCGCCGGGCCGGACGATCTCCTCGCCGAGCATCCAGTCGGCGGCCTTGACCAGGGCGGGATGGTCGGGGCTGAGCCCGGCGTCGGCGAGCGCGATGGTCGCGAGGCAGGTGTCCCAGACGGGGGACTGGCACGCCTCGATCATGCGCGCGCCGTCCTCGCGCCAGACGCTGAACCGGTCGAGCGAGGCGAGTCCGGCCCGCATGACCGGGTGGTCGAGGTCGTATCCGAGCAGGTGCAGCGCGATCACCGAGTACACGGCGGGCGGCTGGATGCCGCCCCAGCAGCCGTCGTTCTCCTGGCGTTCGATGATCCACCGGGCCGCCGCGTTCATGGCGACGCGCCGCAGCTTGCGCGGGGCGACCTTGTGGTACAGGTGCATCACCTTGTCGAGCTGCTGGAAGATCCCGTCCCAACTCGCCCTCGGAGCAGCGGGCTTGGGCGGGTTCGGGCTGCTGGGGTCGGTGTGCAGCTCGTCCAGGGCGAAGGGGGCGGGCCGCACCGGCCGCTTGGCCGATACGATGGTGAGCGGCACGATGGTCTGCCGGGCCCAGCAGCCGAAGTCGTAGATGTTGAGCGGTACCCACTTGGGGAAGAACATCAACTCCGGTGGCAGCTCCGGCAGATCGTCCCACTTCCACCAGCCGAAGAGGGCGAGCCAGATGCGGGTGAAGACCCTCGCACCAGCGATGCCTCCCTGTTCCCGGACCCAGCCGGCCGCCCTGGCCATGTGCGGGTCGTCCGGCCGGTCTCCGGCCAGCCGCAGTGCCACGTACGCTTCGATGGTGGCGGACAGGTCGCCGGGTCCCTCGTAGAAGGTCGCCCAGGTTCCGTCGCCGAGCTGTTCGCCCCGGATGAAGCGGGCGGTGGCCTCGATCGTGGCGGGGTCCTGGATCCCGAGGAACTGCCGCAGCAGCAGGTCCTCGGCGTCCATGGTCACATTGGTGGCGAGGTCACCCTTCCACCAGCCCTGCTCGTCCTGCCTGCCGAGGAGATGCTCCACCGAGCGTTCCGCGGCCCGCCGCGCGGCGGTGAGTACGTCGTCCGCGGCGATGGTTGTGTCGGTCGGATGGCTGGCCGAGGCTGCGCGGAGGTTCGCGGCTCCGGTGCTTCCGTCGGTCGTCGCTGTCATGGCTTCCCCTTCGTGCAGTTGGTCCTCTGCTGTGCTGGGGTCTCCGTCGGCCGGCACCCGTGACGGGTGCCGGCCGGCGACTGCGAGTCATATGGAGCGGATGGTCATCATCTCTTTCGTACGACGACGAAGTCGGCGAGCGCCGTGAGCTGCGCCCGCACCTGTTCAGGCATGTCGACACCGTGCAGAGCCTGGATGGCGACCGCGTGCTGCCGACGGGCTTCCTCGGCGGTCCACTCACGGCCGCCCGCCTCCTCGATGAGCGCCGCACGGGCGGCGAACTCCTCTTCGGAGAAGCTCTCGAAGTCGGTGCTCTTCGCGTCGGCGGCGAGCAGTTCGCCCAGGCGCTCGGAGGCCGGGCCGCCCGCGGCGAGCGCGGCGACGACCGGCAGGGACTTCTTGCGCTGGCGCAGATCGCTCCAGGTCTGCTTGCCGGTGGCCTCCGGGTCGCCCCAGATGCCGAGCAGGTCGTCGACGGCCTGGAAGGCGAGACCGAGGTGGTAGCCGTACGCCTCCAGGGTGTCGGCGGTGCGGTCGTCGGCGCCGCCCAGGACCGCACCGATGGAGACGGCGCAGGCGAGCAGGGCGCCCGTCTTGTTGCCCTCCATCTCCAGGCACTCCTCGACGGTGACCCGCTCGCGGTGCTCGTAGGAGATGTCCTGGGCCTGACCGTCGATCAGCTTCCGGGTGGCGGTGGTCAGCCGGCGGGCCGCCCGGCCCGCCTCGACGGTGCCGAGCTCCAGCAGGATCTCGTTGGCGAGCGCGAACAGCGCGTCGCCGACCAGGATCGCCTGGGCCGGGCCGTGCACCTTCCATACGGTGTCCCGGTGGCGGCGCTGCTCGTCACCGTCCATCAGGTCGTCGTGCAGCAGCGAGAAGTTGTGCACGAGTTCGACCGCCACGGCGCCGGGCAGACCGGTCTCGGCCGACGCACCCGCCACCTCGGCGGACAGCAGGGCGAGCGCGGGGCGCACCGCCTTGCCGCCGTCGCCGTCGGCGGGGCGGCCCTGGGCGTCGATCCAGCCGAAGTGATAGGCGGCGACGGTGTCCATGGGCGGCGCGAGCCGGTCCACGGCAGCCCGCAGCACCGGCGCTGACATGGCCCGTCCGCGCTCCAGAAGCGCGGTGACGTCCGCGGTGTGTGCCACGGTGTCGATAGCCGGATTCGCCGGGGTCACTGACTCTCCTCTTGTTCCGGTGGTACTGCTCATTCCGCCTCCTGCAGCGGATGTTCATGGGAGCGGCCGAGAGCGCCGAGGGCGGCGTCCGCGGCGCTGATTCCGCTGCGCACCGCGCCCTCCATCGTCGCGGGCCAGCCGGTTGCGGTCCATGCTCCGGCCAGATGGAGACCGGGAGCGCGGGTCCGGGTGCCCGGCCTGAGCCGGCCGACACCGGGGGTGGGAGCGAACGTCGCGGTGCGCTCCCGGGTAACGAAGAAGTCGCGGATACCTGCCCCGCGAGCGGCCGGAAGAAGCCGTTCCAGCTCGGGCAGATAGCGCCGGCGAAGTTCGGCGACGGGGAGGTCGATCTCGTCCTGGGCCGCCGACTGGGACACCGCGAGATACTGACCGGCACCCCGCAGCCCGGAGGACTCGGTGCGGTCGAAGACCCACTGGACCGGCGAGCCGAGTGCGGCGAAGAACGGCCTGCGCAGCACCTTGCGGTCGTAGACGACGTGCACGTTCAAAATGGGCGCGGTGCCGATGTCCAGCAGCCGGTCCGGATCGTGCAGCGCGCCTTCGGGCAGCAGGCCGTGGGTCTCGCCCTGGGGCACGGCGAGGACGACGTTCTCCGCCTCGATCCGCTCGCTGCCCGTCTCCACGGCCCAGCGGCCGTCCTGGGTCCGGGCCAGGGACTCGACCCGGGTACGCAGCTCCGTCCGCACTCCGGCGGCGTCGAGCGCCTTGCGTGCGAGGGTGTCGTGGAGCTCGCCGAGCGGCACGGCCGCCCAGCCGATGTCGGCCGCGCCGGGCTCGGACAGCAGCCCCGTCTTGAAGACCATGGCGGCCAGCGCCATGGAGGCGTTCGCGGCGGTGGCGTTGAGCGTGGCCACGCCGACGAGGTCCCACAGCGCCTCGATGGTGCGGGGTGACTGACCGTGGCGGCCGAGCCAGGTACCGAAGTCGATCCCGTCGAGTGCCGGGTCCGCCGGGTCGAGACGGCCGAGTGCGAGTGCGGCGCGACCGACGCTCGCCTTCTCGGCGATCGAGAGGTGCGGGTAGGCGGCGAGCCCCGCCGCCAGATGCAGGGGTACGGGCAGGCCGGTACGGCGCAGCCTGCCGAGGCGGGGGCCCGCGGCCCTTCCGACGTCGAGCACGGGAACATCGAGGCGGTCCTGGAGCGGGGCGAGACGGGCACCGTCGATCCGGTCGAGGAACCAGCGGTAGCCCGTGCAGCAGCGCAGGTAGACGTGCTGGCCGTTGTCGACGCTGAGCTCTCCGCGGCGGAAGGAGAAGGCGAGGCCGCCGAGCCGGGGCCGTCCTTCGAGGAGTGTCACGTCGACTCCGCCGTCCGCGAGACGCAGGGCCGTGGTGATCCCGGCGAGGCCGCCACCGACCACCACCGTGCGGGAGGAGTGCGTGCTCCGGTCGCTCACGCGTCCCCCTCTCGCCGGTTCTCCGCCACCCAGATCGTCGCAGTCAGGGACGCGTCAGGCCACTGGAGGGTTGCCCGAGGTTCCGGATTGCCGCCGCACCGGTGGGTGCGTCCGTCGGAAGGCATCAGGCCCGTCCCCTCGTCGTGAGGCGTGAGACGTGGCGCGCGTCGAGACCGGACAGGCCGCGCACCGCCACGTACGCCTTCTCGTGTCCCGGCAGCGAGACCCGGCCGCGCAGCACGGCCTCCGGGTCGCGCTCGATCCGATCCAGGAGGCGGCGGTAGATCCCGGCCATCGCGGCCACGCAGGCGCCACTGCGGCGGTCGAGCATGGGCAGCAGCCGGTAGCCCTCCGCGAACAGGGCGCGGGCGCGCCGCACTTCGAAGTGCACCAGACCGGCGAAGTCGGAACCGGGCGGCGGGGTGGCCCGGTGGAATCCGGCGGAGCAGCCGAACTTGTCCAGGTCCTCGGCGGGCAGATACGTCCGGCCGTTGGCGGCGTCCTCACGGACGTCGCGCAGGATGTTGGTGAGCTGGAGCGCGAGGCCGAGCGTGTCGGCGTACTCGGCGGCACGGCCCGCGTCGGGGGTGCCCGGTGCCGTACCGAAGACGCCCAGGCTCAGCCGCCCGATGGCACCTGCGACGCACCGGCAGTACGTCGTGAGGTCGTCCCAGGTCTCGTACGTCGCGCCGCGCACATCCATCAGCACGCCGTCGATGAGCTCGTCGAGCCCGCCGAGCGGCAGGGGGAAGCGCCGGGCCGCGTCGGCGAGCGCGACGGCGACCGGGTCGGTGTCGTCCTCCTCGACGGCGCCGTTCCTGATGCGGTCGAGCAGTTCCCGGGTGCTCTCCAGCCGGGTCCGCTTGATCTCCGGGGCCAGCTCACCGTCGCCGATGTCGTCGACCCGACGGGAGAAGGCGTACAGCGCCGACATGGCCTGGCGCTTCTCGTTCGGCAGCAGTCTGATGCCGTACGCGAAGTTGCGGGCCTGCTGTCCGGTGACGGCCTCGCAGTAACTGTATGCGGC belongs to Streptomyces finlayi and includes:
- a CDS encoding helix-turn-helix domain-containing protein, whose translation is MNPPDGGAAGELPGVAPRLRDLRRGRGLTLETAAQRAGLSPAHLSRLETGRRQPSLPMLLGLARVYGTTVSELLGEAPAQRDAIVRGGPFTGAEADGWMYRRAGGSGRAMQALRVQVPYGTQGDLVRVHPGEEWLYVLEGRLRVVLGESEHDLEAGDSAHFDSLTPHRIAAADRGGAELLFLHTLLQSPVAELCLGSGPHHR
- a CDS encoding aspartate aminotransferase family protein produces the protein MKDDAPEGFDLTRLLAERGGERYELHTRHLNHQLPRMLRTIGFDKVYERAEGAYFWDAEGNDYLDMLAGFGVMGLGRHHPVVRKALHDVLDASLADLTRFDCQPLPGLLAEKLLAHSPHLDRVFFGNSGTEAVETALKFARYATGKPRVLYCTHAFHGLTTGSLSVNGEAGFRDGFAPLLPDTAIGLGDLDALRRELKRGDVAGLVVEPVQGKGVHASPPGFLRAAQELLHRHKALLIVDEVQTGLGRTGDFYAYQHEEGVEPDLVCVAKALSGGYVPVGATLGKDWIFKRVYSSMDRVLVHSASFGSNAQAMAAGLAVLAVMEDEETVANARRTGDALRERLAALVGRYELLHEVRGRGLMIGIEFGRPSSLKLRSRWTMLQAARKGLFAQMVVVPLLQKHRILTQVSGDHLEVIKLIPPLVIGEPEVERFVSAFTAVMDDAHSGGGLMWDFGRTLVKQAVAHR
- the dxs gene encoding 1-deoxy-D-xylulose-5-phosphate synthase, producing the protein MTLLETIKGPQDLKALSGPELDELAAEIRAFLVGAVSRTGGHLGPNLGVVELTVALHRVFDSPVDRILWDTGHQSYVHKLLTGRQDFAKLRGKGGLSGYPSREESEHDVIENSHASTVLGWADGLAKANEVLGRPHHVVAVIGDGALTGGMAWEALNNIAAAGDRPLIIVVNDNERSYAPTIGGMADHLATLRTTDGYERFLAWGKEFLQQTPVIGPPLYGSLHGAKKGFKDTFAPQGMFEDLGLKYVGPVDGHDTAAVESALRRAKRFHGPVLVHCITEKGRGYPPALCDDTDRFHTVGVMDPLTCEPLVVPAGPSWTSVFGDEIAAIGAERPDVVAITAAMLHPVGLTRFAEAFPGRVWDVGIAEQHAAVSAAGLATGGLHPVVAVYATFLNRAFDQLLMDVALHRCGVTFVLDRAGVTGTDGPSHNGMWDMSVLQVVPGLRIAAPRDAGQLRAQLREAVDVDDAPTVLRFPKERVGEPVPAIGRIGGMDVLHRAEAPEVLLVAVGALAQVCLRTADLLAGAGIRCTVVDPRWVKPVDERLAPLAAGHRLVAVVEDNSRSGGVGWAVGLAMRDAGIDVPLRTFGIPEQFLAHAERGEVLADIGLTPVEIAGQISAFFAARPAKARRPAPKESGV
- the hpnH gene encoding adenosyl-hopene transferase HpnH — translated: MAMPLRQSIKVATYLIEQKLRKRDKFPLIVELEPLFACNLACEGCGKIQHPAGVLKQRMPVAQAVGAVLESGAPMVSIAGGEPLMHPQIDEIVRQLVAKKKYVFLCTNAMLMRKKLDKFTPSPYFAFAVHIDGLRERHDESVAKEGVFDEAVAAMKEAKRRGFRVTTNSTFFNTDTPQTIIEVLNYLNDDLKVDEMMISPAYAYEKAPDQEHFLGVEQTRELFKKAFAGGNRARWRLNHSPLFLDFLEGKADFPCTAWAIPNYSLFGWQRPCYLMSDGYVPTYRELVDETDWDKYGRGKDPRCANCMAHCGYEPTAVLATMGSLKESLRAARETIGGNR
- a CDS encoding phosphorylase family protein, which gives rise to MGHTKEPAGPTHPLLIACALSIEHLALRSGRGGGACGPVTVIRTGMGPRAAEAAVGRALGRERDAGAAVIAAGFCAGLAPGMHPGDLVVAEETRDAGGSTVCAGTDVLVDALARSLPGRTVHTGPLTGSDHVVRGPERAELRSTGAIAVDMESAATLRTARREGPRPVAAVRVVVDAPEHELVRIGTVRGGISAFRVLRAVLPAFHEWHRSLLLPRR
- the shc gene encoding squalene--hopene cyclase; translation: MTATTDGSTGAANLRAASASHPTDTTIAADDVLTAARRAAERSVEHLLGRQDEQGWWKGDLATNVTMDAEDLLLRQFLGIQDPATIEATARFIRGEQLGDGTWATFYEGPGDLSATIEAYVALRLAGDRPDDPHMARAAGWVREQGGIAGARVFTRIWLALFGWWKWDDLPELPPELMFFPKWVPLNIYDFGCWARQTIVPLTIVSAKRPVRPAPFALDELHTDPSSPNPPKPAAPRASWDGIFQQLDKVMHLYHKVAPRKLRRVAMNAAARWIIERQENDGCWGGIQPPAVYSVIALHLLGYDLDHPVMRAGLASLDRFSVWREDGARMIEACQSPVWDTCLATIALADAGLSPDHPALVKAADWMLGEEIVRPGDWSVRKPELAPGGWAFEFHNDNYPDIDDTAEVVLALRRVRHPDAARIEAAIERGVRWNLGMQSRNGAWGAFDADNTSPFPNRLPFCDFGEVIDPPSADVTGHVVEMLAVEGRAHHPGTRRGIEWLLAEQEAGGAWFGRWGVNYIYGTGSVVPALIAAGIPASHPSVRRAVSWLESVQNDDGGWGEDLRSYQEEKWIGHGPSTASQTAWALLALLAAGERDGRAVERGVTWLAATQQADGSWDEPYFTGTGFPWDFSINYHLYRQVFPLTALGRYVYGDPFADRAPVRKGA
- a CDS encoding polyprenyl synthetase family protein is translated as MSSTTGTRGESVTPANPAIDTVAHTADVTALLERGRAMSAPVLRAAVDRLAPPMDTVAAYHFGWIDAQGRPADGDGGKAVRPALALLSAEVAGASAETGLPGAVAVELVHNFSLLHDDLMDGDEQRRHRDTVWKVHGPAQAILVGDALFALANEILLELGTVEAGRAARRLTTATRKLIDGQAQDISYEHRERVTVEECLEMEGNKTGALLACAVSIGAVLGGADDRTADTLEAYGYHLGLAFQAVDDLLGIWGDPEATGKQTWSDLRQRKKSLPVVAALAAGGPASERLGELLAADAKSTDFESFSEEEFAARAALIEEAGGREWTAEEARRQHAVAIQALHGVDMPEQVRAQLTALADFVVVRKR
- the hpnE gene encoding hydroxysqualene dehydroxylase HpnE, translated to MSDRSTHSSRTVVVGGGLAGITTALRLADGGVDVTLLEGRPRLGGLAFSFRRGELSVDNGQHVYLRCCTGYRWFLDRIDGARLAPLQDRLDVPVLDVGRAAGPRLGRLRRTGLPVPLHLAAGLAAYPHLSIAEKASVGRAALALGRLDPADPALDGIDFGTWLGRHGQSPRTIEALWDLVGVATLNATAANASMALAAMVFKTGLLSEPGAADIGWAAVPLGELHDTLARKALDAAGVRTELRTRVESLARTQDGRWAVETGSERIEAENVVLAVPQGETHGLLPEGALHDPDRLLDIGTAPILNVHVVYDRKVLRRPFFAALGSPVQWVFDRTESSGLRGAGQYLAVSQSAAQDEIDLPVAELRRRYLPELERLLPAARGAGIRDFFVTRERTATFAPTPGVGRLRPGTRTRAPGLHLAGAWTATGWPATMEGAVRSGISAADAALGALGRSHEHPLQEAE
- the hpnD gene encoding presqualene diphosphate synthase HpnD is translated as MSPPVQAAYSYCEAVTGQQARNFAYGIRLLPNEKRQAMSALYAFSRRVDDIGDGELAPEIKRTRLESTRELLDRIRNGAVEEDDTDPVAVALADAARRFPLPLGGLDELIDGVLMDVRGATYETWDDLTTYCRCVAGAIGRLSLGVFGTAPGTPDAGRAAEYADTLGLALQLTNILRDVREDAANGRTYLPAEDLDKFGCSAGFHRATPPPGSDFAGLVHFEVRRARALFAEGYRLLPMLDRRSGACVAAMAGIYRRLLDRIERDPEAVLRGRVSLPGHEKAYVAVRGLSGLDARHVSRLTTRGRA